A single region of the Diadema setosum chromosome 14, eeDiaSeto1, whole genome shotgun sequence genome encodes:
- the LOC140238249 gene encoding G-protein coupled receptor moody-like: protein MANLSSALAPLCKDEPTDRSALDITFSVVETLFCLLAVVCNGAVVMILYQKPKLRNKSNSHLMNLVVADFLYCLTLPLTMSSTLAGGWQLGGVVCQLHGFFTLCVVLAIEFNFPMMAIYRLIVITRSQHRLADFYKMHTHGLLATTWISSALCAFPPLVGWGRFGYCNGVPDCFLTMWSSKSYVIFLLITTTVIPCIIMAFCYIQVIITVRQSSKRVRNATQNAISGSSASLAVCDDRRIRASSPAPSVLYSDRDFLPIPQNQPSNKAVAASNQRRPSAVSIVGRNRESMRRGSLASIASSTISNVRPSELRLGKSLALVTVSYVCTWLPVVVCVVRAMISADVSKERQVHLIQLFLFLHVAVNPLVYGLLNDPFKSVLAKLLCWKHPESSHETERWVPPSVASTVPQSKMADRATRQGNHTTEGDEKRTRSSLTPPDSKPDKDMQTRLREAPVSDLSTSQHSAIAGSSGKR from the coding sequence ATGGCGAATTTAAGTTCTGCACTTGCACCCCTGTGCAAAGATGAACCAACTGACCGAAGCGCGCTGGATATCACCTTTTCTGTTGTCGAGACCTTATTTTGTCTGCTCGCCGTTGTGTGTAACGGAGCAGTGGTGATGATTTTGTATCAGAAGCCCAAGCTGCGGAACAAGTCTAACAGCCATCTCATGAACCTCGTAGTGGCAGACTTCCTGTATTGCCTCACCCTTCCCCTGACGATGTCAAGTACCTTGGCTGGTGGCTGGCAGCTCGGAGGTGTCGTCTGTCAGCTGCACGGTTTCTTCACACTGTGTGTCGTGTTGGCTATCGAGTTCAACTTTCCCATGATGGCCATATACCGGCTCATCGTTATCACTCGGTCGCAGCATCGACTAGCGGATTTCTATAAAATGCACACGCACGGTCTACTCGCCACGACGTGGATCTCTTCCGCGCTTTGCGCGTTCCCGCCGCTGGTCGGATGGGGACGCTTTGGGTATTGCAACGGCGTTCCGGATTGTTTTTTGACGATGTGGTCTAGCAAGTCTTACGTCATATTCTTACTCATCACCACAACAGTTATACCATGCATCATCATGGCATTCTGCTACATTCAGGTCATTATAACGGTACGACAGAGCTCCAAAAGGGTGAGGAACGCCACTCAGAATGCAATATCTGGTTCTTCCGCGTCACTAGCGGTGTGTGACGACCGACGAATCCGTGCCTCCTCTCCCGCCCCGTCCGTCCTCTATTCCGATAGAGACTTTCTGCCTATTCCTCAAAATCAACCCTCTAATAAAGCAGTGGCAGCATCAAACCAGCGCAGACCTAGCGCAGTGTCAATAGTGGGCAGGAATCGGGAGAGCATGAGGCGTGGATCCCTCGCATCTATCGCCTCCTCGACGATCTCGAACGTTCGGCCGAGCGAGCTGCGGCTCGGCAAGTCACTCGCGCTCGTCACCGTGTCGTACGTGTGCACTTGGCTACCCGTCGTAGTTTGCGTTGTGCGCGCAATGATCTCTGCAGAtgtgtcaaaggaaaggcaagtgCACCTGATACAGCTGTTCCTCTTTCTCCACGTAGCAGTCAATCCCCTGGTGTACGGACTCCTGAACGACCCCTTCAAGAGCGTCCTCGCCAAACTGTTATGCTGGAAACATCCTGAAAGCTCGCATGAAACAGAGAGGTGGGTCCCTCCCTCCGTGGCGTCTACCGTTCCACAATCCAAGATGGCGGACAGAGCGACCCGACAGGGCAACCACACGACCGAGGGTGACGAGAAGCGCACTCGATCAAGTCTAACACCACCGGATTCTAAACCAGACAAGGACATGCAGACGCGGCTAAGAGAAGCACCGGTATCGGACCTCTCGACCAGTCAACACTCGGCTATCGCAGGGAGCTCAGGAAAGCGATGA